A segment of the Lolium perenne isolate Kyuss_39 chromosome 3, Kyuss_2.0, whole genome shotgun sequence genome:
gtcctccttgtaaaaatacaatgtactgaaacacctgcgagttttcagacgcaatcTTTTCCTtttagggcaccgagtggggctaaaaggtttttaatgaggcgggctcgcggtgctgcaatatagtaaaaaatattggtgatatacatctttcttcgtcgacaggctcgggggctcataacccgtggtaacaaaatatatatactcccgcaaaatagtaaattcatcgagacgcaaaaataagcttgagctccggccaaaggctcagGGGCTTTACAAGATAGAttatactttacaatatagacaacttcatcatcAAGAAGAATTCGACACAAAAAATATATATGACttcccgcaatatagtacaactcagttgctacctaatatattatctatggttagacctttgttatttgcagcagttgtcgtatattcagcatagctaccttttACAAAGAACTCAGAGTCCattcgaagaagttcgtccatcatttcttcggctacaggagttacaatatcgttgattttgtcgatgttcctcttTCGCCTCGACTGCTTGGCCAAACACTTGGCGACAATCTTTGTCAGATCTAATTTctggtagcagatctgtatcataatcatggcgaattttgccccagcagacagttgagctcgcacaaaattatggatacgaggggcatcctgaaatttctccatcagagcaggaagagtgTCCGGTATttcatttcgaggaaacatggtactataaactagagacaaggttcttgtacagaaatcaaggaactcacgaacttgacaagcgcggtcttgaaatctgacaatttctcgggtgcgttctggagtagcccagaacagagaaccatggtcaagtgaaagattaacaaggagatttgtccttgtgtCTACCAGTTGGTCCTCAGTAGCAGTGttcagaaaggaacctatttggcgacagcacaagaatttcaaagGAGGAAACAGGGAAAAAACAGAGGAAATTTTGGTTTGCAAAACATACATGTCATATCCAAACTTGCTTtagtcatcaactcgagcataaaattctctcgggtggtagcctttgcagcttcagaaacggcggcttcttTGTTAACTATGGCTTCTTGAGCCTGCTGCAGTGCAACTTTCTCCCTCTCGGATGATTTTCGAGACTGGTCCATTattataagtgtttgcttcttcataTACTGAAGCTGTTGACGAAGTTCCTCCAAGTCTTGCGCTGAACCCTTACTCGAAGAGTCTTCACCAAATTCATTCTCAACAGGCGTTTTCTTCGATTGGGAGGAAGAAGGGAAAACGTCGGAGGGATgaggagttgaagtgtagttatcaaatatcaactgaaaataaaagtttcgacatcaatcatcaagcaaaatagatttccattgattctcCAAATATTTACAAGGTATTACATAAGGAGGATATCCTATCGAACTACTGAGATAGGTGTCACCAAAGCTATTCTAGCGATAGcatcaaaagaaaagagaaaacaaaagaaagatagggtggtctacttgacctccggcttcgacgaactgggagcaggagttggtttgtagccaaggaaggcaaggattggCTTTGAGTTGGGCTTgacagccttaatcaaagattgccatttcttcgtctccatttCCTTTATATCGCCAACTTTAGCCCAATCGACGTCctattggctgtcagcaaccagagcaatggtgccctcgacgccaatcttcaggccttcttggcatagtttgagcccaagatcttcttgagagttgaagcacttggcgagagttGTGAAAACCTTgggctcttctttcttcgggaagaaataaggaaaaAGACGCGACAGACCTGTTTTGgcttcagcaaggccttcgcgtgcttcctCTCCATGAAATTCAAGAAGAGAAAGCTCGTCAAGAAGCTGATCACCCTCAGGACATTCTAAGTCAAAATCTTGATGCGTTTTCCCTACAAAGAAGCAAAAGAAAGCTCGTCAAAAATTGCGCAAGGATAAAATTGACAACCCGAAGAAATAGCAGAGGTTtgggtacttactaacaaaacgtcgactctgcgactgcaCACAGCCGAGGATTTctttttcacgagcagcttgcTCGGCCATGTTgtcgctcaaagaagtttccgcTTCATGAAGTCTTTGACGCAGATCTTCGATAACAGCAACATCAGATTCAGCCTTCTTGAgagccttttccttttgctccagtttacgagcaagagaatcagcacgcttgttggcctCTACGAGATTTTCACAAAATAGTCGACAGCAATCAAAATCATGATAAGAAATGATGGAGAGGTCATTTACCAGAAGTAGCAAAATAGTACCTTCGGCTtttttagcatggtcacggtacccgatgaattgggtaccgagacggatgaattccttcatcaaaggctgacaaaagaaaaagagaaggaaGCATCAATAAGGTAAAAAGTTCGACAGCAAAAAGTAAAAGAGAAGCGAAAAACAAAAAAGAGTCGACAACATCGAAAATATTCGgcatagaagaaaagaagggagcaACTTACGTCATCCAGAGGAGGATTCGTGGAGCTACCAAGTAGTAAGGTAGGCTCCTTGGTTAGTTCGACCCTCGCCCTCTtgggcgaaggggcacgggggcttgcaggtggagtaGGATGCTCcatgttttgctgaggaggcgaggtttcatctccatcaggctgagcttcagagacaactaaagtgcgcgacgtactcattcgagcagtcgcgtcaataggttgatcttcatcctcgtcaccgCTACAATAAACGGCGACAATATAAGAATTAACATAGACAAGAACATCGAGAACAAACAACAAAGATCAatagagaacttacgagctgacaagggcatcctcgtaggggttgaaagttgtcttcctttcagaaggaccaacttcttcggctttggaggcgcCGGAATCGGCGACTtcgtcccttttcctcttgtcccttggagaaacagcggaaggaagggagcgtgtcgaggcagtagcctcagactcggcttctttttcagaggaagccgcggatttgtgagaacccgcgacttcactctcagggcgagaagtaccctggttgtcattGGTGACAATAgtacgttcttcgacttctccaccttcaggaagaggaggaagagaagctagaacaggGTGGTTCTGCAAAAAACAAGGAGTGTCGACAAAAAGTTATGCAAAAAACGCTggcaagatagtagtcgacaaatgcTAAAAAATCGAGAAGACAAGATAGTAGTCAAGAGGAAAAACTACCTCGGTAAGGGGATTGGTGCCACTATATAGCTTAAtgtggcaagaggatggaatagtatccttcttgctaagcgacgagattcttcggatcagtttctccaaatccttcataggaaggtctttggagagcctgtcgacgtcttcttcaccagcatacatccaaaggggatttttgcgagcctggagaggctgcactctaatcctaaggaagtaggccgtAATCTGGATACCCGGCAGTTCCTTGCCATGGGTGTTCTggagctcatggatgcgagtcatcagcgcctctgtcgccaacttctcttcttcggtagcttcagcgtcccaggaacggcggcgaagaatcttggctcctccatcgaaaggagcaatattgtactccactgagtcggagctttcttcgtgcacatagagccatctcttgcgccacccttggacggagtcggggaacttgtcgtcgaagtactcgacatcagagcgcacgcaaatgacaacgccgccgatgttataggcgacattgtgagagccattgcggcggaggcagaagatgcgcttccacagagcccaattaggttggactccgaggaagcattcacaaagtgtgataaaaatcgacacgtgaagGATGGAGTTGGGCGTCAGCTAATGaagctgaagcccatagacaaagaggagaccatgaagaaactcatggatagggggagaaagaccgcggatgaggtggtcaacgaaactgacctggtattcgattggaggcgatggatagctttctTCCTTGGGGAAGCGCAGGGCGTTCTCCTTCTTCGTAAACCCGAGCTTTTTCAGCAGGTTCatatcttgattggagattttggatgtctcccactccagatcttcagcggccatcttggactcgggcgtgctgtgcctggtgagccgTGCACGCGGTGGCATTAACAAGAGCGGAGGAGAAAAGAACGAGCGTGGTTGAGCTCAAGAGCTATGgggcgcaatggaggattttgcagaggagagcagaggagcggcacGAGCGAAAGTGTGGAAGGTGGAAGACGACGACCTTAAGTAGAGGTGCGGTGGATCGACGCACTGTTGGATGGAGAAATTGTgagatagatggtgtacacgtggacaaggggtaaaaacgcAAACTCAATGCGAAGGGaaggaacaggcgctacagtgcgtgcgctaggaaaagcggaggacgtgtgtcccccacttgcacgacgtgtcaacttgatgagaaatttgggcccgcaaggcagagagAGCGCAGTTCTCGCGTTTccccgatacagtgatcgtggctatcgtcagcaatgatgtcaccctggcaagagaaaatctcggctatgaagcttcataagaatggcgacaacagaagattattgattattccgagagcctttggtcaaaaacaagtttttcattggaagaaggaaaatatagcaacgtaaggcgttgagcctacacccaagaacaagtccttggctgtagcctcgggggctactcccatcgggaacgctgttcgcgtgcccgatgaaatcataaaaaagagagaaggaagaagaaaaagtgagcatatttcgagttatataaataactctacatatactcccatcgggaaggcaatataagtcatctgttgactcaataaaatgtgctattccaacagccgaaaaagcactcgacaatatattctcagagcgccaaagttgcgaacaatctctaaatgccgcaaaactttgtgaaggtaagaccccagatccgttctgagtggcgtggcgccgtctctgacgttggtttgctacttttttccgtatcaacagatacgaagaaaaatcctaacggacgcgttaggtactcgataaaaatgactgggactcgacagaatggtaagaccttaagcggcacctgtcgaagtttacaccagtatcccgagatcatgtccagggacgtgatcttgaagtaggtttttgcggattgccactagagcagttaactagtacctgatccgtcagatgaactagccccaactaccattatccctgtacaatatataattacgtatccaaagatatgtggtaaagttcGGCAGAGCTATTGAAtgaatataaagttggagattttccctgtttctgcgattcaagcaaaatctcgggggctactgacataggcatccccaatgggcctgccgaagatggtacccggggtttactgaaggcccacgactcgaagaataagaagaatcggaagcccaagttactattaaggaaagctagagttgtattaggaaatactacttgtaatcttgcgggatgggttggaaaccctcccggactctgtaacttgtgtattacgaatccctcggctccgcctcctatataagggggagtcgagggacaaagaaagcatcgattcattgtctcacaaaccctagttttcatatcgtcgagcacttttcggctgaaaccttcgagatctacttgccctctacttccgactaaaaccctagtctacaacttgtaggcattgataagttaatcccttgtcaactggtgcacaaaacctctagatgtagtagaggctcatttgcttctttttgggatggcaagcacttatgacagatgggtcttccatggagaaccattacatcctgtacctgaagctggacatggaggacaaggaggtgcacctgaagccggacatggacatggaggtgaacctgaggctggacatggaggtgaacctgaggctggacatggaggtgatgcaGGGGCACACCATGTTGGTGGAGGTGATGCAGAGGCACACTATTTTGGTTTGCAAGAGGAAGATGGTTACGAAGATGATAGAATTCCTGATCCGCTTGCTGATTTGTACAAGTCAGAACCGCAAGGTCCTGGAAAGGACACTATATTTGCTGAGTTGATAGAGGAAGCCAAGCGCGCAACCTGTGATGGGGGTACAATGTCAAGGTTTTCACTCACAGTCAAGTTACTTCAGGCCAAGTCGTACTATCGGATTAGCAACTTTGCATTCAACGCGATACTCCTGATTTTGGCCTTGCAATACCCTACTAGCTCAATACCAAAGTCATACGAGGAGGCACTTAGCATAGTCGGCAGGTTGGGCCTTGGTTATGAGAGTATCCATGTGTGCCCGAAAAACTGTGTATTGTTCCGGAAGGATTATGCCAAGGAGAATAATTGCCCCAAGTTTAAAGCCTCCAGATGGAAAGATACTGATGGTAGGAGACAGATCCCATAGAAGGTGCTGAGGCACTTCCCATTGATTCCAAGGCTGCAAAGAATGTTTctttcaaaggagcaatcaaatgAAGTACAGTGGCACAAACTGAATCGGCAAGACATGGAGAATGATCTCAGTCATCCAGCAGACGGGGATGCATGGAAATATTTTGACAATATTCATAAAGACTTTGCCGCTGATGCCAGGAACATAAGGCTTGGACTTGCCACGGATGGTTTTAATCCCTACGGGAATATGAGCAACTCCTACAGCATGTGGCCTGTATTCGTGGTGCCATACAACCTTCCACCTTGGGCATGTATGGATCAGTCCAACTTCATGCTGACATTGCTAATCCCTGGTCCATCCTCTCCAGGAAAAGATTTTGATGTCTTCATGGAGCCTTTGATGGAAGAGCTGCAGGAGCTCTCGAAAGGTGTAAAATCATATGATGCCAATAGTCCAGACAAGTTTGATCTCCGTGCTGCAATCTTATGGTGCATTCATGATTATCCGGCACTGCACACATTGTTAGGGAGGGCCACAGCTGGTTACCAGGCATGTGTGCGTTGTGACAAAGAGAATTGCTCCAAGAAATTAAGGAACAAAATCTGCTTTATTGGGCACCGCCGTTGGCTACCTCGGTACCATCCTTGGAGAAGTAGCAAAGAATACAATGGTGCTACTGAAAGGCGTGAGAAGCCAGCGGAATTCACTCCAGAAGAGCTGAAGGAACAGCTTGATAGGGTTAGACATGTGATACCAGGCAAGCTTCAGAAGAAAAGGAAATGTGAGGACGGTCAGTGTTGGAGCCGTAGGTCATGTTTGTGGGACTTGACATACTGGGAAGATCTAAAGCTGAGGCATAATCTTGATGTAATGCACATCGAGAAAAACATTTGTGACAATCTGATTGGTACTTTCATGAACATACAAGGCAAGACAAAGGACACTGTGAATTCAAGGCTTGATTTGGAAGACATGGGCATAAGAGGTGACTTGCATTTGCAGCCTGTTTCAGCTGACTCTTCTGAGATGCCACATGCGtggtatacaatgagtaaacaagaaaaAATTGCATTTTGTGAATTCATAAAAGCTGTGAGGTTTCCAGATGGGTACGCGTCTAACATATCCAAGTGTGTGGCTGCTGATAAGTGCAAGCTTCAAGGGCTGAAGACCCATGACTGTCATATATTGCTTCAAAGGATCTTATCGGCTAGCCTGCGAGGAACAATCCATGAAGACATATATAAAGCGGTTGCTGAGCTTGGAAATTTCTTCAAAGAGATGTGCTGCAAAACACTGAAGAGAGACGTTCTGGAGAGACTTGAAAAGGAAATCGTAGTTATtctttgcaaacttgagaagatcttccccccatctttcttcgacgtgatggtgcatttggccatccatttaccaaaagaggcaaggcttagaggcccagtgcattacggttggatgtacccagttgaaagaaggttgctaacattgaagcgttatgtacggaacaatgccaggccggagggatcgattgccgaagcatatattgttgatgag
Coding sequences within it:
- the LOC139837990 gene encoding uncharacterized protein; amino-acid sequence: MENDLSHPADGDAWKYFDNIHKDFAADARNIRLGLATDGFNPYGNMSNSYSMWPVFVVPYNLPPWACMDQSNFMLTLLIPGPSSPGKDFDVFMEPLMEELQELSKGVKSYDANSPDKFDLRAAILWCIHDYPALHTLLGRATAGYQACVRCDKENCSKKLRNKICFIGHRRWLPRYHPWRSSKEYNGATERREKPAEFTPEELKEQLDRVRHVIPGKLQKKRKCEDGQCWSRRSCLWDLTYWEDLKLRHNLDVMHIEKNICDNLIGTFMNIQGKTKDTVNSRLDLEDMGIRGDLHLQPVSADSSEMPHAWYTMSKQEKIAFCEFIKAVRFPDGYASNISKCVAADKCKLQGLKTHDCEDYDNMVWYVLRSCPEVDPYIDLCKQELNQRGGQINVDRWLAKNFARWFQTHIGKMQNDVCPDLYALACKPDFRVRLYSACFVDSVRYHTVDRKKNKKTQNSGIVSEGDHDGNSIDFFGQLKSIIRLQYNSSGGVHRSVVLFRCDWFDLGGRKPGFDDDGHFKSVNTEKFWYKNDPFLLTSQATKVFYVPDTKLKGKWQVVQIFHHRHLWSVKENEQGPGVAGLSYQDEDSSQVPVQEKEGTARSRTRSDQERVLLQKVIVDKLKK